The sequence ttgtcttgtgtttttttcaagattttttgttttaagtaacaaaagaaaactttacaattctcaagagaaattttgaatttcaaaagttgaatcttctcttgggtgaagacataccaaatgCAAAGAGATATTCttaaccaaagaaaaaagtacaaaaagtgtacttttttttttcttttcttttcttctcttggttaccaaacacagccttagggtatctaaaatttagagaaattatATATGGGATACCTCTTAATTGATTTATCAAGTTTGGAGTACCTCACGTTTCATAACATGTTTGGGATATCTCTTGTTTCTTAAATATCATATTGggagcacattttttttttttcttcatatttttaattttacccATCTGTATCATATTGGGcgttatttttttccctctcctgAAGCAAATTGGCTGCATCACCCACCCTCagtgggaaagagagagaattatccAAATCGTTTTAATATATCATTTCTCTTCAAATCACCTCCCCATTAGTAGGGAAAGGGTTTTAGAGGGGGTGGTATGAAGAGTAAAGTTGtaaatatgaataaaaaaaaaaggatttcaaacataatataTCAAACGTGAGGTACCATATGGTTTGTCTCAtaattgacaaaatgttgggTACTCCAAATGTAATTTACCTTCTCCCTAATAATCCTACTAAAGACAAGAATTTTCACAAAACAATTAGCTGAACCTAGGGATTGAGGGTGCACATTAACCTATACTCAAATCCAAAGATTAACACACACACTCATTTTAATACATCCTTTCTATTCAAATCACCTCCCCATTAGTAGGGAGAGGGTTTCAGAGGGGGTGGTATGAGAAGTAAAGttgaaaatatgagaaaaaaaaaggaccccAAACATGATATATCAAACGTGATGTACCTTATGGGTTGTCTCATAACCGACGAAACATTGGGTACTCCAAATGTAATTTACCTTCTCCCTAATAATCTTACTAAAGACAAGAATTTTTACAAAACAATTAGCTGATCCGAGTGCAAGTCGTATAAAACCTGTATAAACGAAAGAACTCTCTAGATAACTCAAGACATCTGAGTTGGAGACGAACCCCTTTGATTTAATAAGGAGCCACACTGAACCATGTTTATGAAAAATGTGAAGGGAAAGCCCTTTTAGTTATTAAGTTTGTCTCTGTAAATAATTAAATCTACGGAGGGATTGAGGGTGCACATTAACCTATACTCGAATCCAAAGAttgattttacccaaaaaaaaaaaaatccaaagattcaCACACACACCATCACCACACCCATATTAACAACCAGCCGATTATGTTGTCCTATGAGTTATGTTTGGGTTTGCAACTGAAGCCTGATACACAAATGATCAGGCTTAGGTTTACTAATGGCCCAGCCAATGAACAATATTCGAAATGGACTAATGAGTCATGATGAATCTTAATGACATATCTTGCAATTGACTCACAAAAATCTGATATTTGAGAATGGATATAAGAATCCCAATCAGTTCAATGGATCAGGAAGTAGGTCTCGCAATATTATATAGCCTGCCCTAGAAAGGTGTTCTGAACCAGCTTAACAGTGTTTGGGCCTTAAAATTTAAGCCACATCGGCCCGGCCCCACTAGTCTAGGATGCTCATTTGAGATCCTATACAAAAGGTAGTATCCACCGCTAGGAATAGGTATACTTATACGGAAAAGATTACTAACTGGTCGTGTGGTCCTTGTACTTAGACCCAGGAGCGTGAAGAATTATTGCTCCACCCATATGAATCACAGACACCTTCCATGTTGATGCTCTTGCATATTCTCATTGGCCCATACTGATACATGGGCTACACTACCAGATagagatcttttatttttatatactaATTAATGATTGGTCCATGTCGAGCCGCATTTCCCAACCTTAGCCTAATTTTGAGCGGTCTTTAATAGGTCTGGTCTATAGCGTTGAACTTGGCTGTTTGGTGGGCCTCGCTAGGCCTGTTCTAAATTTAGAAAAAGAGAGGTTTGTGGGTGAAGTTTCTCCAAAGCCACCTGTCCTATGGCCCAAAAACATGCCATGAGGCAAATTCATTCGAACTCTATTTTATGAAGGAGTTGTCCACATCATCCTCCAAGTAGCATAGTAAACTATTCATGCGAGCAGTATGAAAAAAGTTGATTCAATGGAGATGGGTACGATATCATAGATGTGGATTACCTGTCGCACGAGATCAGGTGGATGGAAGGATCTACACACTATCCGAGTATGTTTTAGCATCTTTCACATCAAGTTAATAATCAACGAATGCATTAGGGAAAGCTCTTGACGATTTATATATTGAGATCTACATAGTAAGGAAGAAACGAGTGTGAACACCTTGTTTTTGACCCTCCAAAAGGAGCCCCATTCCTATCAGGCCTTCACATCGATCGATCATTTAAATGGGACCTTTACATGTTGCATCGATCCATCCATGTGCCTTATAACGTCAATAAACATAATAAGACTGTGGCATCTGCACACAAAGAATACGGAATACCTCACTAGTGTCACAATGACAACTGGGGCCTTCTTCATGTGGCTGCCCATGCTCGCCCATGTGGTCTTTAGGGTTTAAAAgggatcaaaagcccaacaaATCTATATAATTGAAAGTAGCTATAGTGAGGATAGAAAGGCAAAAAGTTTAGGATAGAATCCAAACAAGGCAGTGCGGCCAGTTCCTTTTGGATTGAAAGATTTGAAGTTTGGTAGGATTGGTTTGGACTTTGTAGTAATCTATCTGTAGTTTCTTTCCTGGAAAAGGCATGGAATGGGCCAGAGAAGCTGAAGCTAACTACTCTTTATGTCCTCAACAGGGTTCATCTTCATGCAGTCTAGAGTAAGCAAGGGGGAATATGTGGATATGAAAATGAAAAGGTTGTAGATAGGCATTCAGTTGATGGGAATATGATTCAGATTTTCCCTTTCAATCTTCAATAATAGATGAGAGTAAAGAGTTGCAGGTTCATTTGATTTTTGAGGCATTGAATTGGTTTTTACGAAAATGGTCGGTAAAAGTTGTTAAGAATTAATAACGTAGTAGAACAATgattgatccaaaaaaaaaaagcgagcACAAAAATTTATGTGATTCACCTAAGATGTGCTATATCCATGAGCAATAAATTAGAATTTCCACtatttatatgaaaaaattacaaaccCTAATCCTCACCTCCCTACGAGATGACACACTATATATAGCATTTTAATGTGTTACAGTGTAAAAAACCTTAATTTccgaaaatacaaaaaataccTCCCAATACAAGCTACTATCAAAATTCTGGGTCGAGGGCTCCAGCCTCCCAAACCCTGGCCCACTCTGTAGCCAATACTAAGGAAGAATCAACAGTACTTTCTGGATTAAACTGAGATAAAGCTTAaccaataataaaatatatagatTTTATCATTGAGAGAGAATTCCTATGGCCATGGAAAGATCAGGTGGGACTTGAGAGGATATGGAAGAGAGCCTGAGGATAAACAAGCCCAAACAAGTGCATCTTATGATGTCCTCGTGCATTTGGCTGCATTCTTAAGGGCCAGCCTGCCTGGGGACCATTTGCTTATGATATTATGGTGAGTTCACACCCCACACATGATGCATTTATGCATGAATGCATGGCTAAGGTACAAGCATGTCCTAACAAATGCAATCCTTTAATTTATATTGTGGGCCTTGAGTTCTGTTTTCTCCTTCTAGCTCCTCTGctcctattcttcttcttcttctttaaaagaaactattttattttatagacaATTACTCCAACTAGCTACACGTAATAATTTCATGAATTGAACTTGGGGCGTGGAGAGGTTGGTACCTACAAGCATAAAGCTGTATCACATACAAACAAAGCAAAATCAATATAAGGAGAAGGATAGAATGAAcgctagagagagaaagagatgggaggGGAAAGGATAGAGGAGAGTAGTGGTACTTGTACGGTGAAATACCGACACAAGCCGGTGGGATTCCCAAAATGGCAGAAGGTTCCTTTACAAACCTAGCCATGACAAAGCACATTTAACATCAAAATTTGGGATACATCTTGTCAAGCTCGTGTTCCCTCATTGCTTCTCCTCATTTTATtgacccagagagagagagagagtctcctTGTAGAATACtatacttttttttgggtagaaagaaCATGGAGAATACATATGAGTATGCAAAATCAACATGGAGATGTATATTTAGAAATACTTGGATCCATGGTAGAAGAAGACTTTCTTGTTTGTGATGGTAGTTGTTTTGGATTGCCCTCTTCTGCTTTCCGAACACTGGGGTTTTTTTTGTTGTACATTTAATGAGTCAATGTCGATAAAGAATATTATAATCAATCCTgcaaggaaacaaatatttcaTTTCCGATTAAAGAATATTATAATCAAGTTCATATATGTACGGATATTCATACCAATTAAGATCtgtcaaataaaatcaaatatccCTATATGTGATCATTTTCAACATTTCGACTTAATTGACTTACTCCAATGATAGTCAACACTTCTAATCTACGACAGTAAAGCAAATAAATTGATTTGTCCttataaaacaaaacaagaactatgctagcccaccaaaaagaaaaccTTACACCTCCCACTCACATTTGTATTTTGAGGAATTCTCAAAATTTACTTGAGCCTATCAACACCCAAACCCTTTCAAGGATCTTACTGAAGTATCTAGTTGAATTAACAATAATTTTAAAACCCAATTACATGTTAGGATGATAATAGTTCCTCCAACAGAACCTATAGTGTCATATAAGTCTTACTGCCAACATGAACTTTATGCCTCCTAACATGAATATGTATAAAACCTTTGGAAACCTAACTAGATGCACATATAGATAGTGCTATATTCAATTCAAATCCAATCCATTTACATCTCGATAGATATTGATCAAgcatttagggcccgtttgataaagtttcttccatttctgtttTCAGCAAAAAAATGGCTATgagtcgttttcagaaacggtgaaacaagttcttgttttttcctaggtcttttcttgaaccataaataggtagaaatttcaatttctatttttaaaaactagtgaaacgaaacagttttatcaaacgctttttgttccatttctttCTTGAAACgatatcaaacggacccttaatGTCACAACACCTCAGGCTACTTGGGCTATATCAAGCACCTTCGGCTTGGGAAGTAAGGTAGGATCCATAAATTAGTGGATCTTGGGGCTCAGTATGATGGGCTTTTCCATATGTAAGTCTTCAAGTACAGAGAACAGACCTGTTTCTTTTAAACACATAACCATTTTCCGGAGGCAAGAGGGCTAAGGCTGATAATAACCCGTCTATGGTATGCAACAGGTTttataatagagagagagagagaatgttatAGAGTTATGTGGATGAATTTGAGTAAAAAGTTTTACAAGTCGCCAAGTAAGACCATTCTTTAGATATCCAGCCATGAGAATTTCCATTGCCACATCCTCACATACCACCTTATAGGTTATAACATGCAAAACTAGGTGGGCCCTAAGGATTCATTTTCAAGACCGTACCAGATTTGATATTACATTCTTCCTAGAATCACTTGTATTCATTTTTCGTATTCCCTTGCCCAGGACCCAGTCCTGTTTGGCTCGTAATGAAGGTGTCATCACAGCTTACTTCAATACCCAAAACATTTCCCCTACCGAACTTCTGCTTTTTCCCAAACTTTCTAAGTATATGTATGACAGGAAGCCACCATTTGCCTACAACCCTTGTGTTACCATACTGCTCATAACTCTTCTTTCGTTGTAGCCCTCTTAATTTCGGTTTTGGGTCAGACCAAAAACCAAGTTACGAGAGTGGACCTTAGTGCAATAGAAAGTTCTTCCATTGTGACTTAATGATTATGGGttcaagaaagaaaacaacCTCTTTGCGAAGCGGGGATAAAACTGTAcatattatgaccctccctagacccaAAAATAGTAAGAGCCTCATGTACTAGGTATGCTCAACAAAAATATattgaaagataaaaaatatagCAATCAAGCTAAAATATGTCATTATTTATCCTTCAAATAGCTAAAAAGTAATGGTGTTACACAAACAAAGGAATCAGAAGATAATCAAATCTTCAAACACTTCTCACCCTAGAGTCTTTGTCCAAACCATTCCATTTTCGTTTATCCAATGACAGACTTCAATTATGCCTGGGCCAAAACCCAACTGCTTAAAAGCAATATTGTTTGGATTCCAAGTTGATGTGTCATAGTGGCATGCCATGATCATATGATCCACTTTCTTCCTGATAAGTATATCAACTGCATATACTTTAACATTCTGGAAAACATGGCAATAATAAACCTGAAATAGGAATGGCATACTATGACATAAAACTGGTGGTTCAGAGAGATTTCCATGTATGAGTGTTACAGAtccaattgtgacattctcataAGATTCTTCGACGTTCTCAATACTCCATATGCATAGATGGTGCCCTAATTTCTTGACAACAAAGTCGATGAGATCCTCTGCGGAAGTTGCACAAGTGTATTGCTCGCCTCGAATGGGGTTTTTCTCACATATCTTGATGGTGTTTTGTATATACTCATCCATGTCTGAGTCATCCACCACACCAAAAATATTCTTCAATTCCTTAATCCGAGCATAAGAAAATGGGATATTTGACATTAGAGATCGCGGCAAGAATGACCTATATGACATTGGGTCCCTTAAATCAGGGATGGGCATGAAACCTCCCTCTTTCACCATTGACTCCCTAAAATAAGGCAATCCCCCTTGGTTGGAAACCGATAGGGGTGTTTCTTTTGGAAGTTTATCATATGTCTCTTTGACACCATTCCATTGGGCTATAGGTGGTAGGGTTGCGCCTTCTGATGTCTTCTTCACCAGTGCATTTGTAGAACAAGCAATATTAGCCTGCTTACAAAATGAATGCAAGTGAGAAGCCAATTCATTTTCTTCTATAAGTTTCATAAAAACTGTAGCTTGATGGAGGCTTAATGGAGAAGCCTTTGCAGCTAACCAATGTGGAGGATGTGGATGAAGACCAATATGTTTTTCCCAGTAATTTGAGATGGCATTTTTAGCTTCAAGACCCTGCATTTTCTTGGGGAAAGAgtaaaatcaaataagaaagataaaacaggaaatgcagtaaccacattgAAACGAATGGATAACAAAAAACAGAAGTTTTCTTACACTAGAATATGCTATTATCAGAAGGCCAAACAACATAATGGGATTTGCCATGGTGGAACTTAAACAGAGAACAGAATGAGTTGGGACTATGGCTTTGTGGGAATGGGTTTGTTGCATAGAATGTGGGTTTGAATTTATACAGGGGGAGAATTGTATAGTACCAAAGAGGGTGAGGTTTCTTCTACTCTTCTAAATGGATAGACGTATTCTGTCATTTCCAATTTCTCTTACAAAAAAAGTTAAAGACAcctcttttataattttttttttttttttttttttNNNNNNNNNNNNNNNNNNNNTTTGATAACCACCTCTTTTATAACTACGTACTAATAAAGCAAACTTCCTTgcaccaaaataataataataataaataaataaataaataaataaaaagtaaaataaagcaAATTTTCAATTGCCCTTCAGCCCTCAAATTATTAAACCAAAAAtacccctttctcttttttttttctgacgaTGTGTATCCAGACTTTTGGCTTGGCTAGTTTTACGGGCCCATATTGACCATACAACTGCATGGATCGGATCATATTGGGGTTaaataagaaccattcaactttcactgaaagcagacaccccatgtgagtggccccaaggaggtaagaagagtcaaattcaaaaccatacgcttcctgaggtgaagttcccttgccaactcggctacccccttgaattaaaaaaaaaatacccctcAATTCTGGGCAATTCTCTGAAATCTAGATTTCAAAAGCTTTAGGGGAGTAAGGGAGATATTGATATGGGTATGACTGAAAATGCTAAGTACTCTTTCCCATCTTTGGAGTAACATTGTTATTCAGTTAaacttattttttcaaataatttttaaaatattaatagAAGGAAATGACAAATTGGTTTGAAACTTTGAATCAATTTGCTTTATTGGGTAAAAGGGTCCATTATAGCCAAACTAATTTTAGCTGCATGGAATTGTGACGTGGTAATTCCAGCCATGCATAATTATGCACAGTTTAGATTAATCAATTATCAAATTTTGAAGCCAAATTGAATCTTACACTTCCCTCTTAGTTTATCTATATGTGTGTTTTAACTATTTTTACAATtccttatcaaaaaataaatttacaatTGTTTGGCATTTAATGGACATTTAAAGCCGTATTTTACCATGTCATCAAATCTAATATGCTTTCTAAGTAGGGAACCTTATTCAATCCTTGACCAAAAAATTTGGGCCCTCAGATGATTTaccaaatgtcagatatttagGCGATGATGAAACTGTTGCCATGATAAGGTAGTTCAGTTAGAACTTAATTTGTGTGGGCTTGATCTCCACATGATTATACAACCTTTGAAAGTTTTAGCcaattttgttttccacatagggaTATCATGTCACAAAAGTTGCTTGACAATTCAACTTTCCCAGACTTGGGAAAATGGAAGGACAGAAACTCTATAATGGTGAGTCATACATTCGAGATGAAACctgaaatttaatttaattacatgTGGATAATGCAAAGTGGTACTTTTCTCTATGACGTTTTCAATAAATTTGTGATAGGTAGCTAGCCTCACTATAAAAGTATGGAAAGGTCAGGTATTGTACCTAACTTTCCCTTAAGAGTCTCAACTCTATACTCAATCCTACCTGTgacaaaattcacatttttttcTAGCTACCAAAGCCCCTATGCATTCAAGAAAGGGAGTTGATTGTCCAAAATTATTGATAAAAAAGAGGTAGATAACAACCAAAttattgactttatttttacAATTACACCCAATAAAAGCACATTGAACAAAAGGACCAAACTAGGAtgttatactttctaaaacaatacatcaataaaaaataaaacataaaaattgatATCTTGAAGtggtatttaattaaaaaagtaATTTACAACACCACCCCTAGAGAATATCACTATTAAAGAGACATCCCttgtataataccaaattatactcagcgTCACCCAAATCCCTTGTCACCCTTGCCTCGATTCATCTGAACTAGGAGGTACTGGCCGAAAGTCAAGCACTCTCCACCGGCCTTCAAAATCCTCGCCCTCGCCCTTTGCGTGAACCTCTGAGCAGCCACCTTCAGTGTCGGGAGTCGGGACCTCATAAACACTAGTATCATCAGTAATTGTTCCCACAAGCACAGCTATATCTCATCATCCTGGAAAAACCGAAGCCAATTACAATTAAGTAAGAcaacaaagagaaaaataatagatCGAAAAAAGGGGAATGGATTTCATTGGTAAAGCATAAGGAACCAACCTTTCCTTCCATGTAGCGAATCAATCTAGAGAGAGACATCGGTGCCTTGTTCACCTTACTCATGAACAGACTCTTCAGTATCACTGCATTAAACTTGCTTCCAGTCCTCTGCACCAGAAAACGATACAGCTGATCATAAAATTGTTCAGATGAGAAACAGAGATCTTCACACAGATAGAGATCAGAAAGGTAAGGGATTGAACTTACCTTGACGAGAATCTTGAGGTAAATATCATTTGATTTTGGGGTGGTACGCTTGGTCTTCTTGCTCTTGCCACCGGCAATTAGATCGATACCCTGCACACAATAGAAATTGACATCCTCATGTAACAATActaaatctagagagagagagagagagagagggagaaggttttTAAGATCAAAACTCAGAAGATGATACCATTGCTGCTTCTGGTTGCCTTTTGGGGATGAAGAACACTGTATCGATTTGGGGATGGGTTTTTTTCGTTTTAGGGTTGGGGACTTATTAGAGGGTATATACTTCACCTTTTGCaatggcattttggtatttaagaAAACATACAGTAGCCggcatcagcatataaggtatattccgtaaCAGCCACTAACAGCAGGGGGTCtggtataatttggtattatacagGGGgtatctctctaatagtggcgtTCTCTATGGGGTGACactataaattaccctaattaaaaagatattttttttgggaagatcCTTAGCCATATATTATTTAGGTAGGAAGAACATCCCATATGGTTGGTTGGTTACATGAATAGTTCAAGTTGCAACTCTAGGAACTAATTAAGTTTGAGATTTTGCAGTCAAAATGTGTGACCATAGAAGGAAAGCCTTGAGTGGAGAAATTTAATCATAGTAAGAATTTGTAAGAGAAATTTAGGCATTGCAAAGATAAAATAATTGTTATTGGAAATTTTGGTAGTAGATAAATTAAGATATCTCAAATGCAGAAATAGGCAATTTTTGTTTTAGAATCTTTATGCCAATCTTTCTTTTATTGACAAGTTTTAAAAGGTATCTCTAGACCAACACCAAGTTTGCCACATGAAACGGTGAAGTACCATTCTCACCATATGAATATTTAAGAAATGGCCTAGGTTGGCCATATGGCAAATTTTAGATAAAGATTCAAGCAAATACCTTTTCATATATTAGTATATTTACTTGTATATTCAGCCGCCcatttcttcttaaaaaaataaattcgctaaattttaaagttttaatcttttatttagtCAACTCCATTTTGGCTAAGACTTGACATGCGAGCTTGAGACCATGGGGTCTACTTGTCCCTAATACTTCAGCTCTATTCAATGTTCCATATAgtagatatttgtggaggtctaAACATATCATCAAACCACTAAAACTTCTCCTAAGGTTTATGGAtaggaatgaagaaaaatatttccttGTTCCCCCTTGCATCTTCCTTTCTACTCCCATTACTTCAACTGAATGCAATGCTAATTCAAATGATTACACAGAACCTTGATATTTTTTTGCTCTTTCCTCTCCTAGTTTATCACACTCAAAATAGTATTGCAACTCAGTATAATGCAACCTGCTTTCATCTGAATATTCAAAATTCACTTATTTAGTCTTTCAAAAAATTAGGAACTACATCTTTGAGTATACTCCTTAACAAGTTGTGCAAACGCTGAGGACTTCATCTCTAGCAATTTTACTGGGGAATCATATTCCAGTACGAGTCCtgataagaaaacaaaatttgtCAATCTAATTAGACAATCAATagaaaaagaatgagaagaCATATTATCGAACTCCACCAATCCCATTTGATTGTGGTGTTTATTATTAC is a genomic window of Macadamia integrifolia cultivar HAES 741 chromosome 13, SCU_Mint_v3, whole genome shotgun sequence containing:
- the LOC122059768 gene encoding polygalacturonase non-catalytic subunit AroGP2-like translates to MQGLEAKNAISNYWEKHIGLHPHPPHWLAAKASPLSLHQATVFMKLIEENELASHLHSFCKQANIACSTNALVKKTSEGATLPPIAQWNGVKETYDKLPKETPLSVSNQGGLPYFRESMVKEGGFMPIPDLRDPMSYRSFLPRSLMSNIPFSYARIKELKNIFGVVDDSDMDEYIQNTIKICEKNPIRGEQYTCATSAEDLIDFVVKKLGHHLCIWSIENVEESYENVTIGSVTLIHGNLSEPPVLCHSMPFLFQVYYCHVFQNVKVYAVDILIRKKVDHMIMACHYDTSTWNPNNIAFKQLGFGPGIIEVCHWINENGMVWTKTLG